In a genomic window of Streptococcus oralis:
- a CDS encoding DUF896 family protein, whose product MDPKKIARINELAKKKKTEGLTSAEKVEQAKLREEYIEGYRRSVRHHIEGIKIVDEEGNDVTPEKLRQVQREKGLHGRSLDDPNS is encoded by the coding sequence ATGGATCCGAAAAAAATCGCTCGTATTAACGAGCTTGCTAAAAAGAAAAAAACAGAAGGTTTAACTTCTGCTGAAAAAGTGGAACAAGCTAAACTTCGTGAGGAGTACATCGAAGGCTATCGTCGTTCTGTTCGTCACCACATTGAAGGAATTAAAATTGTGGATGAGGAAGGAAATGACGTCACACCAGAAAAACTACGTCAGGTACAACGTGAAAAAGGTTTGCATGGGCGTAGTTTAGATGATCCCAACTCATAA
- a CDS encoding NAD(P)H-dependent oxidoreductase has product MKFVGLVGSNYDQSYNRKLLEFIRRNFKFKFELEVLEIDEVPMFNQDEKWDESFQLRFLYNKITRADGVIIATPEHNHTISASLKSVLEWLSYEVHPFENKPVMIVGASYYDQGTSRAQVHLRKILDAPGVNAYTLPGNEFLLGKAKEAFDNNGNITNEGTVKFLETCLDNFVKYVGVVSKLKKPKPIEPEDLDCGKPIATTITEVDPDDPEWVEKVAAITGAVSGDTYVKLDHGILTVNQIDMFLKAMPFELTYADDNNQFLYYNNAHQDPDTMFAKRVPPQSGSRMSTVHGSLPPARMKNVEWVIGTLRNGNQEYVRTIVPGSPAGVINTHNYQAMYYPDGSYAGINEIVFNFQPWLDWYLKETGQRLVGGSGPFAPAAGGHGDADATSGASDSGDAGGHGGDADATSGASN; this is encoded by the coding sequence ATGAAATTTGTTGGACTTGTTGGATCAAACTACGATCAATCATATAACCGCAAACTCTTGGAATTTATTCGTCGCAATTTCAAATTCAAATTTGAATTAGAAGTCCTTGAAATTGACGAAGTTCCAATGTTTAACCAAGACGAAAAATGGGACGAAAGCTTCCAATTGCGTTTCTTGTATAACAAGATTACACGTGCTGATGGTGTCATTATCGCTACTCCTGAGCACAACCACACTATCTCAGCTTCACTCAAATCTGTACTCGAATGGCTTTCATACGAAGTTCATCCATTTGAAAACAAACCTGTTATGATTGTGGGAGCATCATACTATGACCAAGGAACATCACGTGCCCAAGTTCACCTTCGTAAAATCCTTGATGCTCCAGGTGTTAATGCCTACACGCTTCCAGGTAACGAATTCCTTCTTGGTAAAGCCAAAGAAGCTTTTGATAACAATGGAAACATCACCAACGAAGGAACTGTTAAATTCCTTGAAACTTGCTTAGATAACTTTGTTAAATACGTAGGAGTCGTTTCGAAATTGAAAAAACCAAAACCAATCGAACCAGAAGACTTGGATTGTGGAAAACCAATTGCTACAACCATTACTGAAGTTGATCCTGACGATCCAGAATGGGTAGAAAAAGTTGCAGCAATCACTGGAGCTGTTTCTGGTGATACCTATGTCAAACTGGACCACGGTATCCTTACAGTTAACCAAATCGATATGTTCTTGAAAGCTATGCCATTTGAATTGACATACGCTGACGACAACAACCAATTCCTCTACTACAACAACGCTCACCAAGATCCAGACACCATGTTTGCTAAACGTGTACCACCTCAATCAGGTAGCCGTATGTCGACTGTTCATGGTTCTCTTCCACCAGCACGTATGAAGAATGTAGAGTGGGTTATCGGAACACTTCGCAACGGAAACCAAGAATACGTCCGTACGATCGTTCCAGGTTCTCCTGCAGGTGTCATCAACACACACAACTACCAAGCAATGTACTATCCTGATGGATCATACGCTGGTATCAATGAAATTGTCTTTAACTTCCAACCATGGCTTGACTGGTACCTAAAAGAGACTGGTCAACGTTTGGTGGGTGGTAGCGGACCATTTGCCCCTGCTGCTGGAGGTCATGGAGACGCCGATGCTACTTCTGGTGCTTCTGATTCAGGTGATGCTGGAGGCCACGGTGGTGACGCTGACGCTACTTCTGGTGCAAGCAACTAA